CCCTCTCCTCAACTGCCTCGTCGATGTCTCCTATAACCGCCAAAATCGAAAGGGGATACCTTGAAGAAAGGAGGTGGCACTGACGAAAAAGCCTGCCGTCGATTATTGAGCTGATGAAGTCGTTAACGTCCTTTCTTTCAACGGGAACCTCATATATCGAGTGCTTTATTAGGTAATCTCCAACCTCCAAACGTTTAACATAAACATCAAGCCCAAGAGATTTCAGCTTCTCAACAATTCTTTCCGGCTCTCTGGAGTCAACAAAAATCATAGGTACTTCTTGATAGTTTCGAGTAGCTCATGCATTCTGAAGGGCTTTTTAAGCACCTCCACAGCTCCTGCCTCGAGCATCTCTTTCCCTCTCCTGCTTGCAAAGGCCGTGATGGCAATGACCTTTGCAGCGGGATTGTACTCAAGAATTCTTCTCGTAGCCTCCACACCGTCTATACCGGGCAGCTCAACGTCCATGAGCACGATATCCGGTTTGTGCTCTTTGAAAAGCTCAATAGCCTCATTCCCGTCGCTCGCCTTGATCACCTCGTAATCTGAGAGCATATGTCCAAAAATCTCCAGCAAGTCCGGCTCATCTTCAACCAGCAGTATCTTCTTCATCTCTAAACCCCCTTAAAAGCCTTCTAACATCCTCTGATTCCAACCATCCAGCTTCAAGCTGCTCAATTATCTCTTCAATTTTCCTGACCTGTTCAAGGATTTTATCCTTTTCCATGTTGCCGAAAAGGTCGGCAAATCCTGTTATAACGGCCAGTGGATTCCTTATTTTATCGACAAGTATGGCAAATTGCTCGATGTTCTTTTCTATCTGCCTTAGAGACTCCTGCCTCGCCCTTTCGAGCCTTATCGCGTCGATGGCAAAGGCCACATCATCTGCCAGTGTCTGCAGGAGTCTTATCTCCTCCTCTGAAATCCTGAAATCCGAGTATATAGCCAGAATCCCAAGAACT
The nucleotide sequence above comes from Archaeoglobus fulgidus DSM 4304. Encoded proteins:
- a CDS encoding response regulator yields the protein MKKILLVEDEPDLLEIFGHMLSDYEVIKASDGNEAIELFKEHKPDIVLMDVELPGIDGVEATRRILEYNPAAKVIAITAFASRRGKEMLEAGAVEVLKKPFRMHELLETIKKYL